A window of the Alnus glutinosa chromosome 4, dhAlnGlut1.1, whole genome shotgun sequence genome harbors these coding sequences:
- the LOC133865858 gene encoding NAC domain-containing protein 17-like, which produces MKVKPESCLGDDVWPPGFRFHPTDEELVLYYLKRKICGKKLKLDIIRETDVYKWEPEELPAQSILKTGDRQWFFFSPRDRKYPNGGRSNRATRNGYWKATGKDRSIACNSRTVGVKKTLVFYRGRAPSGERTDWVMHEYTVDEEELKRCQNVQEYYALYKVFKKSGPGPKNGEQYGAPFKEEDWVDDECPDFNNSTDRDISVKQLIEVTSVTDVRINGQFQSTLDEFEEFLGGIADEPVLDQPQINDSAHILYQVGEEDTQSTMVDPSSKEVITAEALRVLHPSGQLYDVQASFGYTQSTTSQLQFYETPEITSAPNLHKPEPLIIQEEDFLEIDDLIGPQPSFSSDNDRTVENLLFEEPDGLSEFDLFHDAAMFLHDMGPISQAIADPYANILENNTLNQFDYQLQPNLDGAGQIDNQLWTHDLRRNINTSAESNLGSFSLPPSGVVYESTNFPIQENQNQNGNEGGGAAGGFSSALWSFVESIPTTPASAAENVLVTRAFERMPSFSRLRVNVKSTTVSARNSTETIRRAGSRCKGLLFISVIGVLCAILWALIGTVRQSGTRISP; this is translated from the exons ATGAAGGTGAAACCGGAGTCGTGTTTGGGGGACGACGTGTGGCCGCCGGGGTTTCGGTTCCACCCAACCGACGAGGAGTTGGTCCTGTACTATCTGAAGAGGAAGATCTGTGGGAAAAAACTCAAGCTCGATATCATCCGCGAGACCGACGTTTACAAGTGGGAGCCCGAGGAATTGCCCG CACAATCTATACTGAAAACCGGAGATAGGCAATGGTTCTTTTTCAGTCCAAGAGATAGGAAGTACCCTAATGGAGGAAGGTCAAATAGGGCAACCAGAAATGGGTATTGGAAAGCAACAGGAAAGGATCGTAGCATTGCATGCAACTCTCGGACGGTTGGAGTGAAGAAGACCCTGGTTTTCTATAGAGGTCGTGCACCTAGTGGGGAACGCACCGACTGGGTGATGCACGAATATACTGTGGATGAGGAGGAGCTTAAGAGATGCCAGAATGTACAG GAGTATTATGCACTCTACAAGGTTTTCAAAAAAAGTGGACCTGGTCCTAAAAATGGGGAGCAATACGGGGCACCATTTAAAGAAGAAGACTGGGTTGATGATGAATGTCCAGATTTTAACAATTCTACTGATAGGGATATATCGGTGAAGCAACTCATTGAAGTTACTTCTGTCACTGATGTGAGAATCAATGGTCAATTCCAGTCTACATTAGATGAATTTGAGGAGTTCCTTGGGGGAATTGCAGATGAGCCTGTGCTTGACCAGCCACAAATCAATGATTCTGCTCACATCCTATATCAG GTTGGCGAGGAAGACACACAAAGTACTATGGTGGATCCATCCTCCAAGGAAGTTATCACTGCTGAAGCTTTAAGAGTGCTGCACCCAAGTGGTCAGCTGTATGACGTGCAGGCCAGCTTTGGCTATACACAGTCAACTACTTCTCAATTGCAATTTTACGAGACGCCTGAGATTACATCTGCCCCCAATCTTCATAAACCTGAACCTCTCATAATACAAGAAGAGGACTTCCTGGAAATCGATGATCTGATTGGTCCTCAACCTAGTTTTTCATCAGACAATGACAGAACTGTGGAGAACTTGCTGTTTGAGGAGCCTGATGGATTAAGCGAGTTTGACTTATTCCATGATGCTGCCATGTTTCTTCATGACATGGGGCCAATAAGTCAGGCAATTGCAGATCCATATGCGAATATCCTTGAGAATAATACTCTAAACCAGTTTGATTATCAGTTGCAACCCAATCTAGATGGTGCTGGTCAGATTGACAATCAACTGTGGACACACGATCTAAGAAGAAACATCAATACTTCAGCAGAATCAAATCTGGGTTCTTTTTCTCTACCTCCCTCAG GTGTTGTATATGAATCTACCAATTTTCCTAtccaagaaaatcaaaatcaaaatggCAATGAGGGCGGTGGTGCTGCGGGTGGGTTCTCTTCTGCACTGTGGTCATTTGTGGAGTCAATACCCACTACTCCTGCATCAGCTGCAGAGAATGTTTTGGTGACTCGGGCTTTTGAGCGAATGCCTAGCTTCAGTCGGCTGAGAGTGAATGTTAAAAGCACAACAGTTTCTGCTCGCAATAGTACTGAAACTATAAGGAGGGCAGGTAGTAGATGTAAGGGATTATTGTTCATTTCAGTTATTGGAGTGTTGTGTGCCATCTTGTGGGCGCTGATTGGAACTGTGAGACAATCGGGGACACGCATATCCCCATGA
- the LOC133865975 gene encoding cleavage stimulating factor 64: MASSQHRCVFVGNIPYDATEEQLIEICREVGPVVSFRLVIDRETGKPKGYGFCEYKDEETALSARRNLQGYEINGRQLRVDFAENDKGAERNREQGRGGPGLAANVDPQKQLSGPAIHGESVHHQPIGLHIAITAAAVMAGALGGVQAGTQSNQNGLHSQSALANDPLTLRLAKMSRSQLNEIMSELKVMATQNKELARQLLLARPQLPKALFQAQIMLGMVTPQVLQMPNIRQASGHPTQLPLRDSQQAQPPSVQTLPGLPPLAQNKMQSGLMPKVQESQASTVSQNPSVHNQFSSPLQPRIQLPQHANNHIVQQATVLGQSTVSTLPPVLPISLSSLSSRPQIQGANSSSLNHQVQPHMLQRSGQVGAANLGHSFQMANPNARTQSSVLPHPPLSDAGFQAGPSVSSGIPQAINKDNDKSTQVPDSGTRAHRSSAYINTLSGSMVHDSLESINRPPKLMKLDDGRGSSFSAGSLNVSNTTGSGLSKVFGVSSLPANLVPKAEAQYSEKQISQLPAEVESVLLQQVLNLTPEQVSSLPPEQQQQVIQLQQALRRDQIQPS; the protein is encoded by the exons ATGGCGTCTTCTCAACATCGCTGCGTTTTtg TTGGGAATATACCATACGATGCCACTGAGGAGCAGCTTATAGAAATCTGCCGGGAGGTTGGTCCTGTTGTGTCTTTCAG ATTAGTTATTGATAGAGAAACTGGGAAACCAAAAGGTTATGGGTTCTGTGAGTATAAGGATGAAGAGACTGCTCTAAGTGCTCGTCGTAATCTTCAGGGTTACGAGATCAATGGCCGACAATTACGGGTTGATTTTGCTGAAAATGACAAAGGTGCTGAGAGGAATCGAGAACAG GGCCGTGGGGGACCTGGACTTGCTGCTAATGTTG ACCCTCAAAAACAGTTATCTGGCCCAGCGATTCACGGAGAATCTGTTCACCATCAGCCAATTGGCCTCCATATAGCTATAACTGCAGCAGCTGTCATGGCAGGAGCTCTAGGTGGTGTTCAGGCTGGTACACAGTCAAATCAAAATGGTTTGCACAGTCAGTCAGCATTGGCCAACGACCCTTTAACTCTTCGTCTGGCCAAAATGTCTAGGAGTCAGCTGAATGAAATAATGTCTGAGCTGAAA GTAATGGCTACACAAAACAAGGAACTAGCTCGCCAGCTATTGCTTGCAAGACCACAGTTGCCAAAAGCTCTTTTTCAG gcaCAGATAATGCTTGGAATGGTGACCCCACAAGTG TTGCAGATGCCAAATATTCGGCAGGCTTCAGGTCATCCCACACAGCTTCCATTGCGTGATAGCCAGCAGGCTCAGCCACCGTCAGTTCAAACTCTGCCTGGGCTACCCCCTCTTGCACAGAACAAGATGCAGTCTGGTTTGATGCCCAAAGTGCAAGAAAGTCAAGCTTCGACAGTGTCTCAAAATCCTTCGGTTCACAACCAATTTTCTTCACCCCTACAACCTCGAATTCAGCTTCCACAACATGCAAACAACCATATTGTACAACAGGCCACAGTTCTGGGCCAGTCTACAGTTTCAACACTTCCTCCTGTATTACCCATATCTTTAAGCAGTTTGTCCTCTAGACCGCAAATACAGGGGGCAAATTCCTCTTCTCTGAACCATCAAGTGCAGCCCCATATGCTACAACGGTCCGGACAGGTTGGGGCTGCCAATTTAGGACATAGCTTTCAGATGGCTAATCCAAATGCTAGAACACAATCTTCTGTTTTACCTCATCCTCCCTTATCAGATGCAGGCTTTCAG GCTGGCCCCTCAGTATCGTCAGGTATTCCACAGGCAATTAACAAGGATAATGATAAATCTACTCAAGTCCCGGACAGTGGAACTCGGGCTCACAGAAGTAGTGCATATATAAATACGCTGTCAGGAAGCATGGTTCATGATTCTTTAGAATCAATTAATCGCCCTCCAAAGCTGATGAAATTGGATGATGGAAGGGGCTCCTCTTTCTCAGCGGGGAGTTTGAATGTGTCCAATACCACTGGATCTGGACTGTCCAAAGTTTTTGGAGTCAGCTCATTGCCTGCAAATCTAGTCCCGAAAGCAGAAGCACAATACTCTGAGAAACAAATTTCTCAG CTTCCAGCTGAGGTGGAGTCTGTCTTACTGCAACAAGTGTTGAACCTAACACCAGAGCAGGTGAGTTCATTGCCTCCAGAACAGCAACAACAAGTCATTCAACTTCAACAGGCTCTTCGGCGAGATCAAATTCAGCCATCTTAG
- the LOC133865246 gene encoding shikimate kinase 1, chloroplastic-like, with protein MEATCGAALQLSTLITGSKRNVALVPLNQRVRKECMMKICDFRRKSVCTRQRRFDYGLLSHSCNHSHVLESGNSYASFDEDWLLKNKSQEVTSYLNGRSIFLVGMMGSGKTTVGRILSEALGYSFTDSDRYVELAMGGTSVAQIFEQRGEGFFRDHESEALRKLSLVPRQIVSTGGGAVVRPVNWKYMRQGITVFLDVPLDALARRIAAVGTDSRPLLNFESGDAYTKAFVGLFTLTKKRSEAYADADVTISLLDLAANLRLEDVSDITPTVIAIEVLTQIEKFLGGKNGRSLRFYP; from the exons ATGGAGGCGACGTGTGGTGCAGCGCTGCAATTATCTACGCTAATAACCGGTTCGAAGCGGAATGTGGCGCTGGTGCCGTTGAATCAGAGAGTCAGGAAGGAATGTATGATGAAGATATGTGATTTTCGGCGGAAAAGTGTGTGCACGCGCCAGAGACGGTTCGATTATGGACTACTTTCACACTCTTGTAATCATTCACATG TACTGGAATCTGGAAACTCTTATGCTTCTTTTGACGAGGACTGGTTGTTAaag AACAAGTCACAGGAGGTCACTTCATACTTAAATGGGCGCTCCATATTTCTCGTGG GAATGATGGGCTCTGGAAAAACAACAGTGGGCCGGATCTTGTCAGAAGCATTAGGGTATTCTTTTACAGACAG TGACAGATATGTAGAACTGGCTATGGGTGGAACTTCTGTGGCTCAAATCTTTGAACAGCGTGGTGAGGGCTTCTTCAGAGATCACGAG agTGAGGCATTGCGGAAATTGTCTTTAGTGCCCAGGCAAATTGTTTCCACTGGAGGTGGTGCAGTGGTTCGCCCTGTCAACTG GAAGTATATGAGGCAGGGGATCACTGTCTTTTTAGATGTACCTCTTGATGCCTTGGCAAGGAGGATTGCTGCAGTGGGAACTGATTCTCGCCCTCTCTTGAATTTCGAATCGGGAGATGCTTACACAAAG GCTTTTGTGGGACTGTTTACTCTTACCAAGAAGAGATCCGAGGCATATGCTGATGCTGATGTTACAATTTCCCTTCTAG ATCTTGCAGCCAACCTGCGTCTTGAAGATGTGTCTGATATCACACCAACTGTAATTGCAATTGAG GTACTCACACAAATTGAGAAATTTCTTGGGGGTAAAAATGGCAGGTCCCTCCGATTCTATCCTTAA